A stretch of the Haloplanus aerogenes genome encodes the following:
- a CDS encoding MFS transporter, whose amino-acid sequence MDANDRGLVKFTALAHALFHTYELSIPLFIGVWMAEFDASAALVGTVVGAGYALVGLGAPVSGVLSDRLGSRRLITLSVVGMGGGFALVSLADGVFVLGVAVVVWGAFASLYHPAGLSLISRSADARGSVFAYHGAGGNVGTAFGPLATVVLLLTVEWQLAVGLLALPAFAAALVGLRIEFDAAGGNSDGDGGGTTETLGTELRRTVAESRALFGAAFTVAFVAVLLYGTYYRGLLTFLPDVLAESPSLVPVELFGYDVDPAQYVYTGLLTVGIGGQYAGGRLTDRVPSTTAFVAAFAVLAGLAFAFPVVRTLGVVPLVGVCLALGFVVYGTAPIYQVVIAEHAADDAHGRSYGFTYLAMFGVGAAGASVAGVVLTHATSAILFAVLGLVAAIGCGVVVWLRRL is encoded by the coding sequence ATGGACGCGAACGACCGCGGGTTGGTGAAGTTCACCGCACTCGCTCACGCCCTCTTTCACACCTACGAGCTGTCGATCCCGCTGTTCATCGGCGTCTGGATGGCAGAGTTCGACGCCTCGGCGGCGCTCGTCGGGACGGTCGTCGGCGCGGGCTACGCCCTCGTCGGCCTCGGGGCACCCGTCAGCGGTGTCCTCTCGGATCGGCTCGGCTCCCGCCGACTCATCACCCTCTCGGTCGTCGGCATGGGGGGAGGATTCGCGCTCGTGAGCCTCGCCGACGGCGTGTTCGTCCTCGGGGTCGCGGTGGTGGTGTGGGGCGCGTTCGCCAGCCTCTATCATCCGGCCGGACTCTCGCTCATCAGCCGCTCCGCGGACGCACGGGGGAGCGTCTTCGCGTACCACGGCGCCGGCGGCAACGTCGGCACCGCGTTCGGCCCGCTGGCGACCGTGGTACTCCTGCTGACGGTCGAGTGGCAACTCGCGGTCGGACTGCTGGCCCTGCCCGCGTTCGCCGCGGCGCTGGTCGGACTGCGGATCGAGTTCGACGCCGCTGGCGGCAACAGCGATGGCGATGGCGGCGGGACGACAGAGACCCTCGGCACCGAACTGCGGCGGACGGTCGCCGAATCGCGGGCGCTGTTCGGCGCCGCCTTCACCGTCGCGTTCGTCGCCGTCCTCCTGTACGGGACGTACTACCGCGGACTGCTCACCTTCCTCCCCGACGTGCTCGCCGAGTCGCCGTCGCTCGTCCCCGTCGAACTGTTCGGCTACGACGTCGACCCCGCACAGTACGTCTACACGGGGCTGCTGACCGTCGGTATCGGCGGGCAGTACGCCGGCGGCCGACTCACCGACCGCGTCCCCAGTACGACTGCGTTCGTCGCCGCCTTCGCCGTGCTGGCCGGCCTCGCGTTCGCCTTCCCAGTAGTGCGAACACTGGGGGTGGTCCCGCTCGTCGGCGTCTGTCTCGCGCTCGGGTTCGTCGTGTACGGCACCGCACCGATCTATCAGGTCGTCATCGCGGAACACGCCGCGGACGACGCGCACGGCCGCTCCTACGGCTTCACCTACCTCGCGATGTTCGGCGTCGGCGCGGCCGGCGCGTCCGTAGCCGGTGTCGTCCTCACGCACGCCACCAGCGCCATCCTGTTTGCAGTGTTGGGACTCGTCGCGGCCATCGGCTGTGGCGTCGTGGTCTGGCTCCGTCGCCTGTAG
- a CDS encoding DNA primase: MNAKRTGAILMAALLLVSAVAPAAVTAQTTDESLSLDVTQDETGAVTVTLTDNGTAVENATVNVTADGNDTYAGAGEYETDTNGTVSLEAPDEPVTVTVEASYNGTTTTQTVDLEPALGIEVDGAADGSVVVTVTRGNATVEDATVNVTANTTYADTGEFETDENGTVTLANPDETVELTITAMDGNDTASTSVVVKPVQTLAVGVEQADDGTVTVSVGRLGEPVTNATVTVTTDGTYAATGEYETDDTGTVVLPAPAENVTVTVTATKEGDTATTTADLEPPEPVGPFGQIVSAFVDALKGAGFTGIGQQVSDFVTGNNPSNAGNSEAVGNNAPVTPPAAGNNAPVTPPGQEKKDGNQSRIVPANPPVENKGNESAPGNSGSAPGQSDDDEDESPGNSGSAPGQSGDDAEDESDESPGNSGSAPGQSEDSDDDQSEDESDESPGNSDSAPGQSEDSDDDQSEDESDESPGNSDSAPGQSDEEDEQDGGNDDAGDNDAGSSGNDDAGGGSDNAGGNSGGGNAGGNSGGGNAGGNSGGGNAGGNGGGNGNGR; this comes from the coding sequence ATGAACGCGAAACGAACTGGTGCGATACTGATGGCGGCGCTGTTATTGGTGTCGGCGGTCGCGCCGGCAGCGGTGACAGCGCAGACGACAGATGAGTCGCTGTCACTGGACGTGACACAGGACGAGACAGGGGCGGTGACGGTCACCCTGACGGACAACGGCACGGCCGTCGAGAACGCGACGGTGAACGTGACCGCCGACGGTAACGACACGTACGCCGGTGCGGGCGAGTACGAGACCGACACCAACGGCACGGTGTCGCTCGAGGCGCCCGACGAACCGGTGACGGTCACCGTCGAGGCGAGTTACAACGGCACGACCACGACGCAGACAGTCGACCTCGAACCGGCACTCGGTATCGAGGTTGACGGTGCGGCCGACGGGTCGGTCGTCGTGACGGTCACGCGCGGAAACGCGACGGTCGAGGACGCGACGGTGAACGTGACGGCGAACACGACCTACGCCGACACGGGCGAGTTCGAGACCGACGAGAACGGCACGGTCACGCTCGCCAACCCGGACGAGACGGTCGAACTGACGATCACGGCGATGGACGGGAACGACACGGCGTCCACGTCGGTCGTCGTTAAGCCGGTTCAGACGCTCGCCGTGGGTGTCGAACAGGCCGACGACGGGACGGTGACCGTCTCGGTCGGCCGACTCGGTGAACCGGTGACGAATGCGACGGTCACCGTGACGACCGATGGCACGTACGCGGCCACGGGCGAGTACGAGACGGACGACACCGGGACGGTCGTGCTCCCGGCGCCCGCGGAGAACGTCACGGTGACGGTGACGGCGACGAAAGAGGGCGACACGGCGACGACGACGGCTGACTTGGAGCCTCCCGAACCGGTCGGGCCGTTCGGTCAGATCGTCTCGGCCTTCGTCGACGCGCTGAAGGGTGCCGGCTTCACCGGCATCGGTCAGCAGGTGTCCGACTTCGTGACGGGCAACAACCCGTCGAACGCGGGTAACTCCGAGGCGGTCGGGAACAACGCGCCCGTGACGCCGCCGGCCGCGGGCAACAACGCGCCCGTGACGCCGCCGGGTCAGGAGAAGAAGGACGGCAACCAGTCGCGGATCGTTCCGGCGAACCCGCCGGTCGAGAACAAGGGCAACGAGAGCGCTCCGGGTAACTCGGGATCGGCCCCGGGTCAGTCCGACGACGATGAGGACGAGTCGCCGGGTAACTCGGGATCGGCACCGGGACAGTCTGGCGATGACGCCGAGGACGAGAGCGACGAATCGCCGGGTAACTCGGGATCGGCACCGGGTCAGTCCGAGGATAGCGACGACGATCAGTCCGAGGACGAGAGCGACGAGTCACCGGGTAACTCCGATTCGGCCCCCGGGCAGTCCGAGGATAGCGACGACGACCAGTCCGAGGACGAAAGCGACGAGTCGCCGGGTAACTCCGACTCGGCTCCCGGGCAGTCGGACGAGGAAGACGAACAGGACGGCGGTAACGACGACGCCGGCGACAACGACGCCGGCAGTAGCGGCAACGACGATGCCGGTGGCGGTAGCGACAACGCTGGCGGCAACAGTGGCGGCGGGAACGCTGGCGGCAACAGTGGCGGCGGGAACGCTGGCGGCAACAGTGGCGGCGGGAACGCTGGCGGCAACGGCGGCGGAAACGGCAACGGTCGCTAA
- a CDS encoding redox-regulated ATPase YchF, protein MSYAIGLVGKPSVGKSTFFNAATMNDVPEGAYPFTTIDPSVGEAYVRVACAAPEFDETCTPSVGYCDDGTRFVPVQLVDVAGLIPGAHEGKGLGNQFLSDLNEADVLVHVVDFSGKTDLEGEPTEGHDPRDDIDFLENELDMWYLGILEKGIERFESKYHGADASIEADLAEQMSAFRTNEDEIKQIILSEGLDLDPSTWDEADRESLAREIRKRTKPMVIAANKIDDPAAAENFADIAADPAYDHLPIVPASAHAEKALKAADEAGRIDYTPGADDFDLVDDVSEEQAAGLEQIRSLLDEHGGTGVQSSLEAALFDALDLIAVFPGSDDGSTSEKGRFRDCFLLPAGSTTEDFANHIHTDLGDGLLHGIDCRSSRQIGGGHELDDRDVVELVTTN, encoded by the coding sequence ATGAGCTATGCCATCGGACTCGTCGGCAAGCCCTCGGTGGGCAAGTCGACTTTCTTCAACGCGGCGACGATGAACGACGTGCCGGAGGGCGCGTATCCCTTCACCACTATCGACCCGAGCGTCGGCGAGGCGTACGTCCGCGTCGCGTGTGCGGCCCCGGAGTTCGACGAGACGTGCACGCCGAGCGTGGGCTACTGCGACGACGGGACGCGATTCGTTCCCGTCCAACTCGTCGACGTGGCCGGTCTCATCCCCGGCGCTCACGAGGGGAAGGGGCTGGGCAACCAGTTCCTGAGCGACCTCAACGAGGCGGACGTGCTGGTCCACGTCGTCGACTTCTCGGGGAAGACGGACCTCGAAGGCGAACCCACGGAGGGCCACGACCCTCGCGACGACATCGACTTCCTCGAGAACGAACTCGACATGTGGTATCTGGGGATTCTGGAGAAGGGGATCGAGCGCTTCGAGTCGAAGTATCACGGCGCGGACGCAAGCATCGAGGCCGATTTGGCCGAACAGATGAGCGCGTTCCGGACGAACGAGGACGAGATCAAGCAGATCATCCTTTCTGAGGGCCTCGACCTCGACCCGTCGACGTGGGACGAGGCGGATCGGGAGTCGCTGGCCCGCGAGATTCGCAAGCGCACGAAGCCGATGGTGATCGCGGCGAACAAGATCGACGACCCCGCGGCGGCCGAGAACTTCGCGGACATCGCGGCCGACCCCGCCTACGACCACCTCCCGATCGTCCCGGCGAGCGCCCACGCGGAGAAAGCGCTGAAGGCCGCCGACGAGGCAGGACGGATCGACTACACGCCCGGCGCCGACGACTTCGACCTCGTCGACGACGTGAGCGAGGAGCAGGCGGCCGGGTTAGAGCAGATTCGCTCCCTCCTCGACGAACACGGTGGGACGGGTGTCCAGTCGTCGCTGGAGGCGGCGCTGTTCGACGCACTCGACCTCATCGCAGTGTTCCCCGGGAGCGACGACGGATCGACGAGCGAGAAAGGGCGATTCCGCGACTGCTTCCTCCTGCCGGCCGGGTCGACGACCGAGGATTTCGCGAACCACATCCACACGGATCTGGGCGACGGGTTGCTCCACGGCATCGACTGCCGGTCGTCGCGACAGATCGGCGGGGGCCACGAACTCGACGACCGGGACGTGGTCGAACTGGTGACGACGAACTAG
- a CDS encoding VOC family protein yields the protein MDAVDHINIDVDDLDAAYEFYRDVLDLDLLRPPEDFKGAHVMFETGAGTVVTLMETGRAEKWDEEGLDHPLDKAHIAFETDRDTYQSLMAHLEGQFPKQGPYDWGEFEGFYFLDPSGNLLEIITYDPAPADRERRLMDHDDVE from the coding sequence ATGGACGCCGTCGATCACATCAACATCGACGTGGACGACCTCGACGCCGCGTACGAGTTCTACCGGGACGTACTCGACCTCGACCTCCTCCGCCCGCCGGAGGATTTCAAAGGCGCGCACGTCATGTTCGAGACGGGCGCAGGGACGGTCGTCACGCTGATGGAGACGGGTCGCGCCGAGAAGTGGGACGAGGAAGGGCTGGATCACCCGCTCGACAAGGCCCACATCGCCTTCGAGACGGATCGCGACACCTATCAGTCCCTAATGGCCCACCTGGAGGGCCAGTTTCCGAAACAGGGGCCCTACGACTGGGGCGAGTTCGAGGGCTTCTACTTTCTCGATCCCTCGGGGAACCTGCTCGAAATCATCACGTACGATCCGGCGCCAGCGGACCGGGAGCGGCGGCTGATGGACCACGACGACGTGGAGTAG
- a CDS encoding NAD(P)-dependent oxidoreductase: MSAERSELDMADETIAFVGLGIMGGPMAKNLLDAGYTVIGHNRSQEPVDEHVEAGGEAAETPKEAAERADVTIMCLPDHDVVAEVMRREDGVLAGLSEGDVVIDNSTISPIVTEDLAEEVRERGANMLDAPISGGEEGAIEASLSIMVGGDEDVLEKVRPILDVMGETITYCGDNGAGQVTKACNQIVVAGTMQAVSEALVFAYQADADLEAVVDAISGGAAGCWTLDNRAPSMIQGDFEPGFFADYQYKDLRIATDAGEAYQSPMPQTELVHEMYKSMVATGRGKDDNSGVMQVIEDMAGVEARVEDD, from the coding sequence ATGTCGGCCGAGCGGAGTGAACTGGATATGGCAGACGAGACAATCGCATTCGTCGGACTCGGCATCATGGGCGGACCGATGGCGAAGAACCTGCTCGATGCGGGGTACACCGTGATCGGTCACAACCGCTCCCAGGAACCGGTTGATGAACACGTCGAGGCGGGCGGTGAGGCGGCCGAGACGCCGAAGGAGGCGGCCGAACGCGCCGACGTGACGATCATGTGTCTGCCGGACCACGACGTGGTGGCGGAGGTCATGCGCCGGGAGGACGGCGTCCTCGCCGGTCTGAGCGAGGGCGACGTGGTCATCGACAACTCCACCATCTCGCCGATAGTGACCGAGGACCTCGCCGAGGAGGTTCGCGAGCGCGGTGCGAACATGCTCGACGCGCCGATCAGCGGCGGTGAGGAGGGCGCGATCGAGGCGTCGCTCTCCATCATGGTCGGCGGCGACGAGGACGTCCTCGAGAAGGTCCGGCCGATCCTCGACGTGATGGGCGAGACGATCACGTACTGCGGCGACAACGGCGCGGGCCAGGTCACCAAAGCCTGTAACCAGATCGTCGTCGCGGGGACGATGCAGGCCGTCAGCGAGGCGCTGGTCTTCGCGTATCAGGCCGACGCCGATCTGGAAGCCGTCGTCGACGCGATCAGCGGCGGCGCCGCCGGTTGCTGGACGCTCGACAACCGCGCGCCCAGCATGATTCAGGGCGACTTCGAACCCGGTTTCTTCGCCGACTACCAGTACAAGGACCTCCGCATCGCCACCGATGCCGGCGAGGCCTACCAGTCGCCGATGCCCCAGACCGAACTCGTCCACGAGATGTACAAGTCGATGGTCGCGACCGGCCGCGGCAAGGACGACAACTCCGGCGTGATGCAGGTCATCGAGGATATGGCGGGGGTCGAAGCGCGAGTCGAGGACGACTGA
- a CDS encoding cupin domain-containing protein: MRRINDERADDEQVADGVYLADLAAGERASMKHWRVEPGATLPVHRHDNEQIGYMIRGTLTAITENEEITLRPGDSYLFKSGELHGAENRGDEPAVGIGVLSPPRSDPDWKQS; the protein is encoded by the coding sequence ATGAGGCGGATCAACGACGAGCGGGCAGACGACGAACAGGTCGCGGACGGCGTGTATCTCGCCGACCTCGCGGCTGGTGAGCGCGCGTCGATGAAACACTGGCGAGTCGAACCGGGAGCCACGCTCCCCGTCCACCGGCACGACAACGAGCAGATCGGTTACATGATTCGGGGGACACTCACGGCGATCACGGAAAACGAGGAGATCACGCTCCGCCCGGGCGATTCGTACCTGTTCAAATCTGGCGAACTCCACGGTGCCGAAAACCGCGGCGACGAGCCCGCAGTCGGCATCGGCGTCCTCTCGCCGCCTCGTTCCGATCCGGACTGGAAGCAGTCGTAA
- a CDS encoding ABC transporter substrate-binding protein encodes MSATETIRVFHLPFSFMLPQRVAAERGYFADEGLDVELIERDRTCVTNKYIPAEETLTGDNDVDLYPICKWESLKRTWEFDDGRIVAKGTFADQPYAVFVRPDSDIEEPSDLANVPVGVNRRTGQEYTAIRALEEHMDEDEVVIEGHGMPTDRLRALRDGDVEAVTLLDPHITLAEHLGFEKVLEFENHMGVVGAEALEGETLDAFMRAYRRAVEEINADPDAYRDQYLDMLWKDEAVAPDLFEDVDADAVRAAIDVPEYEVPELADRDDLDYHLDWMKRRQLIDGDADIDAIVSPLR; translated from the coding sequence ATGTCCGCAACTGAGACGATCAGGGTGTTCCACCTACCCTTCTCGTTCATGCTGCCCCAGCGCGTCGCCGCGGAGCGTGGCTACTTCGCCGACGAAGGGCTCGACGTCGAGTTGATCGAGCGGGACCGGACCTGCGTGACGAACAAGTACATTCCGGCGGAGGAGACGCTGACCGGCGACAACGACGTGGACCTCTACCCCATCTGCAAGTGGGAGAGTCTGAAGCGGACGTGGGAGTTCGACGACGGCCGCATCGTCGCCAAGGGCACCTTCGCGGACCAGCCGTACGCGGTGTTCGTCCGCCCCGACTCGGATATCGAGGAGCCGTCCGATCTGGCGAACGTTCCCGTCGGCGTCAACCGACGGACGGGACAGGAGTACACGGCCATCCGAGCGCTCGAAGAGCACATGGACGAAGACGAGGTGGTCATCGAGGGTCACGGGATGCCAACCGACCGCCTCCGCGCGCTCCGGGACGGCGACGTCGAGGCTGTCACGCTCCTCGACCCGCACATCACCCTCGCCGAACACCTCGGCTTCGAGAAAGTGCTGGAATTCGAGAATCACATGGGCGTCGTCGGCGCGGAGGCGCTGGAGGGCGAGACGCTCGACGCGTTCATGCGCGCGTACCGCCGTGCCGTCGAGGAAATCAACGCCGATCCCGACGCCTACCGCGACCAGTACCTCGACATGCTCTGGAAGGACGAGGCCGTCGCGCCGGATCTCTTCGAGGACGTGGACGCCGACGCCGTCCGCGCCGCTATCGACGTGCCCGAGTACGAGGTGCCGGAACTCGCGGACCGCGACGACCTCGACTACCACCTCGACTGGATGAAACGGCGGCAGTTGATCGACGGCGACGCCGACATCGACGCCATCGTCTCGCCGTTGCGGTGA
- a CDS encoding CinA family protein produces MTDADSTTDTTQPASDDAVERRLGRRLREREETLAVAESLTGGLVGSLLTDVPGSSDYFDRSVVAYSNDAKLDCLGVTRESLDDHGAVSAPVAREMARGVRDDAEATWGVSTTGIAGPSGGTDEKPVGLVFVGVAYAAPWGTGDSFVHAERRVFDGDRWTVKRESARWALRTLDAALD; encoded by the coding sequence ATGACCGACGCCGATTCGACCACCGACACGACCCAACCCGCCAGCGACGACGCCGTCGAACGACGCCTCGGCCGTCGCCTGCGGGAGCGCGAGGAGACTCTCGCCGTCGCCGAATCGCTCACTGGCGGCCTCGTCGGCTCACTGCTGACCGACGTGCCCGGCTCCAGCGACTACTTCGACCGCAGCGTCGTCGCCTACTCGAACGACGCCAAACTCGACTGTCTCGGCGTCACTCGGGAGTCGCTGGACGACCACGGCGCCGTCTCCGCCCCCGTCGCCCGCGAGATGGCTCGGGGCGTCCGCGACGACGCCGAGGCGACATGGGGCGTCTCGACCACCGGCATCGCCGGGCCGTCCGGTGGTACGGACGAAAAGCCAGTCGGCCTCGTCTTCGTCGGCGTCGCCTACGCCGCCCCGTGGGGCACTGGTGACTCCTTCGTCCACGCCGAACGCCGCGTCTTCGACGGCGACCGCTGGACCGTCAAACGCGAGAGCGCGCGGTGGGCGCTCCGGACGCTCGATGCCGCGCTGGACTAG
- a CDS encoding protoglobin domain-containing protein — protein MSGIPGYDFGDESVPDAPISMAEFERLKDTVMWSDEDDEYLRMAGETLEPQVDDMLDRWLGFLSTFEFMNDYRRDVDTGELIEEYGDRSRPRYGQWIRDTCDTPYDEDWLDYQFEIGRRHHRTKKNETDDVNAAPHINLRHITPLIYLHTATVREFLQNGDHTEEEIDKMYQAWFKSVVLQVTLWSYPYTKEGDW, from the coding sequence ATGAGCGGAATCCCGGGCTACGACTTCGGCGACGAGTCCGTGCCAGACGCGCCGATCAGCATGGCCGAGTTCGAGCGGTTGAAAGACACGGTGATGTGGTCCGACGAGGATGACGAGTATCTCCGGATGGCGGGGGAGACGCTCGAACCACAGGTCGACGACATGCTCGACCGGTGGCTCGGCTTCCTCTCCACCTTCGAGTTCATGAACGACTACCGGCGGGACGTGGATACGGGCGAACTGATCGAGGAGTACGGCGACCGCTCACGGCCGCGATACGGGCAGTGGATACGGGACACCTGTGACACGCCGTACGACGAGGACTGGCTCGACTACCAGTTCGAAATCGGGCGGCGACACCACCGCACGAAGAAAAACGAGACGGACGACGTGAACGCGGCGCCCCACATCAACCTCCGGCACATCACGCCGCTGATCTACCTCCACACCGCCACGGTTCGGGAGTTCCTGCAAAACGGCGACCACACCGAGGAAGAGATCGACAAGATGTACCAGGCGTGGTTCAAGTCGGTGGTGCTGCAGGTGACGCTGTGGAGCTATCCGTACACGAAAGAGGGGGACTGGTGA